The window AAAGGAAGGTCCAAGGAAGGGCATTAGAACTATCACAAAACCCTTGAGTTTGCTAATCTCTAAAGGTTAAAAAACCCAAGAATATCTTGTTCTTAAATGTCTGTTAGAGGTCGCTTAAATGTCACAACAATTATCGGATCGTTATAATCCAGCTGAAGTTGAAAGTCGTACGTATCAGTGGTGGGAAAATTCTGGCTACTTCAAAGCTCAGGATCAGTCCACGAAACCTCCGTTTTCCATTATCTTACCTCCTCCGAATGTCACGGGCTTCTTGCACATGGGTCACGCTTTGGATCATACGATTCAAGACATTCTGATTCGCTGGAAAAGAATGAACGGTTACAACGCCATGTGGTTGCCTGGAACGGACCACGCCGGCATTGCCACTCAATCCGTCGTTGAAAGAGAACTCAAAAAAGAAGGTGTCACTCGTCACGATTTGGGCCGCGAAAAGTTCGTGGAAAAAGTCTGGGAGTGGAAACATCAATATGGCGATCGTATTTATTCACAAATGCGTCGTCTGGGGGATTCTTGTGATTGGGATCGCGCCGTATTTACTTTAGATGAAGGCGTGTCCAAAGCCGTTCGCAAAGTATTCGTCGCTTTACACAAAAAAGGTTTGATCTATCGCGGTCAACGTTTGGTGAATTGGTCTGGCCCACTGGAAACGGCTATCTCTGACTTGGAAGTTGAACACAAGCAAGTCAAAGGCTCCCTTTATCATATCTCTTATCCGATTGAAGGCACGCAAGAGACCGTGACCGTCGCCACCACCCGTCCTGAAACCATGCTGGGTGATACCGCTTTGTGCGTTCATCCCGAGGACGAACGTTACCAGCACTTGATTGGTAAAAATGCGATCATTCCGTTGATAAACCGGAAGATCAAAATTATCGCCGATACTTATGTCGATAAATCATTCGGCTCAGGCGTGGTTAAAATCACACCGGCTCATGACTTTAACGATTACAAGATTGGAAAATCTCACAATCTTGAATTCATCAATATCCTGACCAAAAAAGCGGAACTGAATGAAAATGCCGGTTCTTACAAAGGACTCAAAGTTCAAGAGGCCCGCAAGCGTATTCTTGAAGATCTTAAAGACTTGAACTTCCTGATTAAGGAAGAACCTCACGTGCATTCTGTAGGTCACTGTTCTCGTTCTGGCGCCGTTGTCGAACCTTTCTTGTCTGAACAATGGTTCGTCAAGATGGAGCAACTTGCAACACCAGCGAAACGTGTTGTTGAAAGCGGCACAATTCGCTTTGAACCTGAGTCATGGACAAAAGTGTATTTGCACTGGATGAACAACATCGAAGACTGGTGCATTTCCCGTCAATTGTGGTGGGGACATCGTATTCCTGTGTGGTATTGCAGTGACTGCGAACATCAGACAGTGAGCGAAGCTGATATCACGACTTGTGAAAAATGTGGCAGCTCGAAGATCCACCAGGACGAAGACGTTCTGGATACGTGGTTCAGTTCAGGCTTATGGCCTTTCTCAACAATGGGATGGCCTGAAGATACAGAGACGCAAAAAACATTCTATCCGACAAATTATCTGGTCACCGGCCACGACATCATCTTCTTCTGGGTCGCCCGCATGATTATGTTGGGTCTGGAGTTCAAGCGTGATGTTCCGTTCCGCACGGTATACATCCATGGTTTGGTTCGCGATTCTCAGGGTCGCAAAATGTCCAAGTCATTGGGGAACTCTGTTGATCCCGTAGAGATGATTGAAAAATACGGAGCGGATGCTTTGCGCTTCACCTTCTCGGCTCATTTGTATTCCGGAAAAGACTTCAAATTCAGCGAACAGAGACTTGAGGGCTACCGCAATTTCATGAATAAGATCTGGAATGCGGCCCGCTTTGCGTTGTCCAACTTGTCAGACTTCCAAGCTCCGGCAGAGGGTGTAAAAGCCCTTCCTAAACAGGCTGATATCAGCGTGTTTGACCAATGGATCATCACCAAGCTTGCCGAAGTGACGAAAGAAGTTGAAGAGGCGATGGAGACCGAAAGATTCTCAGACGCCGCAAACGCGCTTTATCATTTCATTTGGAATCAATTCTGTGACTGGTACATCGAATTTACGAAACCGATCATGAACGGTTCCAATGCGGATGAAAAGAAAGCCACCCAATTGGTAATCGCGCAGGTTCTCAACCGCATTACTCGTTTATTGCATCCATTTGCTCCATTTATCTCGGAAGAAATCTACCAGAAGCTTCCGATTAAAGGCGCCGCTTGTATCGTGGATCAATTCCCGAACACTCGTAACGACAAAGAATTCTTAAGTCTTGGCTCGGCACAGGCCGCTTTGGAAATTGATATCGTTAAAGAAGTGATCACAGCGATTCGCAATATCCGCGGTGAAAATCGCATCAGCCCGGCCACGAAAATCAACGCACGCCTGGGTGTGATGAACGACCAAGTCCAAAAAATTCTGGGCAACAACAAAACCGCCATCATGACGATGGGACGCCTGGAAAATCTGGATATCGGAGAAGAAGGCAACTTGATGAAGTGTGCCGTCGCACCGGTTGTCGTTAAGGATGCCAGCGTGAAAGTTATCATCCCGCTTGAAGGCCTCGTGGATTTCGATGAAGAAGTGAAACGTATCAATAAAACGATCGAGAAGCTTCAGAAAGATATCACGATGCTGACCGGCAAGCTTTCCAACGAAAAGTTCATCGCCAACGCGGATGAAGAAGTTGTTGCGACTGACAAAGCTTTGTTGGTGCAGTCTAAAATTCAATTGGAGTCTTTGCGTGAAGCTTTGACTCGTTTCCAGTAAAGTCATCAGCACACAAAAAAGGCGAGGTCAGTTTCTGATCTCGCCTTTTTTATTTCTAATTTACAGCTATTTACAAGAACAAGACATCGTGACGGCAGAGTCCGCCCCGGTGCAAGTGAACACTTTCCCATCATGCGGAAGTTCAAAAGAGTACATCTTCCCGTCTCTTTCAACCAGCAGCAAGTCATCCCCATTCTGATAGAAAATTCTTCGTGAGTTGGCTTTACCAATGATACTGCCGTCCGACTCCAGACTTGCAATCAAAGTGTCAGTGGGGTTGTTAGCTTGTTCAGCGGCTAAAGGAATCTCTTTTTGCGCGCCCCCTGGCCCCATCACTGAATACTTTAAAGTGCGAGAAGCCTCGCCACCGGGCTGCCCGGAATTTTCGACATAAATCCGACGAACTTCCCCTGCGGGAGTCTTAAGATCCACCGTAAACCATTCGTCACTTTGCGCGACAACGTCGCCTAGATCGGCCGAGATGGCGGCATT is drawn from Bdellovibrio sp. ArHS and contains these coding sequences:
- a CDS encoding valine--tRNA ligase, whose translation is MSQQLSDRYNPAEVESRTYQWWENSGYFKAQDQSTKPPFSIILPPPNVTGFLHMGHALDHTIQDILIRWKRMNGYNAMWLPGTDHAGIATQSVVERELKKEGVTRHDLGREKFVEKVWEWKHQYGDRIYSQMRRLGDSCDWDRAVFTLDEGVSKAVRKVFVALHKKGLIYRGQRLVNWSGPLETAISDLEVEHKQVKGSLYHISYPIEGTQETVTVATTRPETMLGDTALCVHPEDERYQHLIGKNAIIPLINRKIKIIADTYVDKSFGSGVVKITPAHDFNDYKIGKSHNLEFINILTKKAELNENAGSYKGLKVQEARKRILEDLKDLNFLIKEEPHVHSVGHCSRSGAVVEPFLSEQWFVKMEQLATPAKRVVESGTIRFEPESWTKVYLHWMNNIEDWCISRQLWWGHRIPVWYCSDCEHQTVSEADITTCEKCGSSKIHQDEDVLDTWFSSGLWPFSTMGWPEDTETQKTFYPTNYLVTGHDIIFFWVARMIMLGLEFKRDVPFRTVYIHGLVRDSQGRKMSKSLGNSVDPVEMIEKYGADALRFTFSAHLYSGKDFKFSEQRLEGYRNFMNKIWNAARFALSNLSDFQAPAEGVKALPKQADISVFDQWIITKLAEVTKEVEEAMETERFSDAANALYHFIWNQFCDWYIEFTKPIMNGSNADEKKATQLVIAQVLNRITRLLHPFAPFISEEIYQKLPIKGAACIVDQFPNTRNDKEFLSLGSAQAALEIDIVKEVITAIRNIRGENRISPATKINARLGVMNDQVQKILGNNKTAIMTMGRLENLDIGEEGNLMKCAVAPVVVKDASVKVIIPLEGLVDFDEEVKRINKTIEKLQKDITMLTGKLSNEKFIANADEEVVATDKALLVQSKIQLESLREALTRFQ